From a single Aspergillus puulaauensis MK2 DNA, chromosome 2, nearly complete sequence genomic region:
- a CDS encoding uncharacterized protein (COG:S;~EggNog:ENOG410PYQB;~SECRETED:SignalP(1-18)), whose translation MKYFQIFLLLVLPLLALAMPAPDPIEELKSALVARQNDTSGDDLLGGLGNIGGTIGDIINSIGPLLDLINPDTVKQLQTIITNAAKLLNDKTTQNIINVVGSANELLTPEFVKAISGLIDAVAPLINAIVQLISGVLGAIFG comes from the exons ATGAAGTACTTCCAaatcttcctcctgctcgTCCTCCCCCTCCTAGCCCTGGCCATGCCAGCTCCCGACCCCATCGAGGAACTCAAGAGCGCCCTCGTTGCCCGCCAAAACGATACTAGCGGTGACGATCTCCTGGGTGGCCTAGGCAATATCGGCGGTACCATTGGCGACATCATCAACTCCATTGGACCTCTCCTCGATTTGATCAACCCCGACACCGTcaagcagctgcagacaATTATCACAAATGCCGCTAAGCTACTGAATGATAAGACCACCCAGAATATTATCAACGTTGTCGGAAGCGCCAATGAACTCCTGACGCCTGAGTTTGTTAAGGCTATCAGCGGCTTGATTGATGCGGTTGCTCCG ctCATCAACGCCATTGTTCAGCTCATCTCCGGTGTTCTCGGAGCTATCTTTGGCTAA